In Pyrus communis chromosome 11, drPyrComm1.1, whole genome shotgun sequence, the sequence ACACATCTAAGTGCACCAGTTTCAGTGGCTAGCTTGCTATGCATGCTACTTCTTTGCCAAAAGACTTTTTATGTTGCTTCCCTGAGATGCAACTCTCACATATTCCTTTCTTGTCTTGAAGTTCAAGTAAGCCAAGGACCAAACCCTTTTTCTGCATCATTTTCATACTATCAAAATTCAAGTGTCCTAGCCTTTTATGCCACTTCCAtgaatcttcttcaattgtAGCTTTTCTAGCCACATAGTTTATGGATTCCAAAGCTAGAGGAAATCACTTGTTCCCAATCATCACTATTCTTGCCACAACATTTTCAAGGTTGCTGTCATAAAAAGTCACAACCATATTACCTCCAAATAGAACATAGTATCTATGCTCTATCATTTGCTCTACACTCAACAAGTTCGCATCTAAAACAGGAACTAATAATACTTCATTAATGTATCTTCTTCCATGCTTTGTTTCAACAACCTGAGTTCATTTTCTAGTAGATTGCACCAAGTCTCTAGTCCATATTTTAACTTTACATGTCACAATTCTGTCAAGGTTGATAAGTAGTGACTTTTGAGAGGTCATATGGTTGCTGCAGGAACTGTTAACAAACCACACAAAGGGATTTTGTGCTATTAAGGTTGAATGGTATATATAGAACATTGTTCCTGtgataacttcttcttccatggcATAGTTTGCCACTTACTTGCTATAATCACAGTCCTTAGCTAAATGCCCAAATCTGTTGCACTTAGTAAACCGAGGTTTTCATTTGTATCTGCACACACCAAAGTgatatttctcacacacttgaCATTGGGGTTTCACTCCATTTTGACTGCCACCAGATTGCCTGTTTTGTGTAGAGAATTTGTTGTTCCAGTTCCCATTTCCTTGATTATTCTAGCATGAGTTTTGAGACCGGTTTTTCCCTTTCTTGTATTGTCCccatttgttgttttgtttgttttgagacCCTTTGTATGTCCTTGCATTGTTGCTAGTGCTGCCAACTTTGAGACTACTGAAAGCCCTCTCAATGCCATTGAATTTCTCTATTTCATTATGTAAGTCTTCTCTTTTATCATAAACTTTGATAGAAGCTAGCACTTCTTCAACTCTAATGGTGTCTAGATCTCTAGTTTCCTCTATGATGGATATTATAGACTTGTATCTTCTACTTAGGCTCATCAATAGTTTCTGTACAACCCTTTGTTCTGGCACATCTTCACCTAGAGATTTTAGGTTATTTACTATTTCAAAAAACCTAGCCAAGTAGTCATCTAGAGTTTCACTATCAGACATTCTCAATTATTTAAACTTAACCTTTATAACTTGAAGTTTAACAGCTCTTATCTTTTTGTCACCTCTGAATTCTCTTCTCAAAATTTCCCAAGCACCCTTTGCTGTTTTCTCATTTCTGATGCGTGGGAAAAGCTCATCTGAGATTGCTCCTTGGATGAGGCTCAATGCCTTGTCATTCTTGATCTTATCTTCTCTAAGATTTGTCTGTTGCTGGACCCCAAGTTCAATCACATTCCATAGATCATGTGCTATGAGGATGGTTTCCATCTTGATTGCCCAGAAGTCATAGTTGTTGCCATTAAATTATGGAGTCCGTAAATCTCAATTGGAAGAACTTGGACCAACCATCTCTTAAACTATTCAAGCAAGAAATTTCAACAAAGGTGCAGTCTTTAGCTTTTTtgagttaataaataaataaatttcacTCACAGTTCATGCCCCTTCTTTGGAATCCAACCACAAAgctttgataccatgttgaaaTGGTATCAGGCATGTAGTTGACAGATAAAAAACAAAGCTTTATGACATATAACAATGGTGAGAGATGAACACAGAGAGAGAAGTTGTATATATTTTATGTAGTGAAATCGAAGAAAGGGAAATACAAAGTTACCACCCTAACTTGGTCCATTGCTCAGATCCTACATTTCAAGGAGCAAGGACACATCTCTAGCCATTCAGGCCATCAGAGGCTATAATCCTTCCACCTGGGAGAGATCGAAGGTCATAGTTCAACTCTAACAGATAAGAGTAACAACTGTGCAAGTTTCTAAAACAGGAAAGAAAAACTAGCCGTTACAAACTTAAACTCAAATGGCTATTACTATAATTAGTAAGTTCTTCAAAGTTCTTTGATTTCATCATTCTCTCCAATTGGATTTGCAGGATAGTCATCTGCAATACTGATTCCAAGCTAGTATGCAACTTAAATCTCAACAAACCTAATAAGAACTAACCATAATTCGTGTATGATAGAACCAAGAAGAGAAGCATACCTGCAACAGTTCCAAAACTTGAAGCCATGACACCAAGCTTTCAGTGAACCTTCTCCTCTCTCGCATACAATCAAGAACTTGACTGACAAATAGGTTTAAGTCTCAATATGAGCGTGTGTTCAGTGAGACTATCTATATCTATACATACTTATTCCCTAACAGATAGAATTCCCTATTAAAATCCCTATGGGAAACGATACTTGTTTCCTTGTGCCATAAGAACTGATCTCAATGCTATAGAAAATCCTTGTTTTTCAAGGACTAGCACTCCCCCTATCAACAAGACTTTTCCGTCAAACTGAATACCTATAGCCGGTCCCTAAAACTTCTCTTTCTCATACTCATATTCTAACGCAGACATGATCATATATTTTGATCGTTCCTAATGAATTCAAATGCATGATTCCGAGCCATCATATGCTAAGCAAAGCGAAAAGGAATAATTAATATTAGACAATTAATGTTCATATTTTAATTGGTTTCCTTTAGATTATGCCATAGAAAGAACACCTTTTTTGCATATTTCTCACATACAGAATCGAAAAGTTCAAGCAGTTTCTCCCGGCATCATACCAAAATCGTAATAGATTAGCGTTTCATCCACATCAATGTCAAGATTTCCTGGATGAGGATCAGCATGGAAGAAACCGGTTCTGAGTATCTGCATGAATAGCAAGGTCCAGCTAATCAAGCACTTAGATAAGATGGTTAATAGTTAATTATGGTGATCAAAACAAAACAGACTCAGTCAAGGAATAGATGCATTCATTCAGTACAAAATAGTCATCGTATTCATGTCAAGATAAGCGTAGTCATGTCAGCTGGTCGACAGAACAACAAATTTCCTGACATGGATCAGGCATGCTCAATAGCGCGTGATGAAGTTCGAGCACGATTAAAACCCTGTGAATCTAGCATGTCTAGCCGATTCAGTTGGTTGGTAACTTGGTACGTGTTGGGGCTTCCTAACATTTGGCTTTAGGTACTCCTATGGCGTGGCAgtttggagttgaatttgatttgagccaaatttgtttttaattccTTTTAGTTacataaatttgttttatttagagAAGCAACTTACATGAAATATGTTCGTTGTCACGTGGCATCCCGATTCAATAATACAATTTTATGTGTTGAAAAACTTACATATATCATTGTTTTATTAGAATGAAATGCCATGATTACTGTGAACCTATTCCATATAAGTCCTTATCTTTATTTGGTGACAATAAgtacaaatatataaacaatgATAAAGAAAATTAGAGAAGCTTTATATCAAGCATCTTGGGCAGCCCCATATAGTTagctttttatttataagtCCAAAATTGCCATACATTTATACAGAAATTAAGGACATAAAAAAAGTGTGTGATTTGGGTTGAGCCACCAGAAACCATATCAAATGTCACATGCACGTATGGATATCATAGAATGGGAAATTAAGATGCGTAGAAAATACCAATCTTCTTACATCAAATTTCTCAACAGATGCTGGGTTTTTTCTTTTAGCATTTCTTCTCAAGAAACTTAGGCAGACAAAGTTACCCACCCCGGCCaccggtttttatttttttatttttttttttagacatGATGATGCGAAATGAAAGACGAAACTCTAAATTATGACTTTGTACTATAATTGAGCTAGAGCCGTAGGAAAAAGAAGTGTTCATAACCTAATTGCCTTAAGCGCGTACCGCCTAATAGTGATTTGGTTTCTATACtattttaactcaattgaacCAAACTATACTGCTACTTAACCGTTATCTACTGGTTCGACCTCAGTTTAATggaaaaaccaaaccaaataataCCAACCCGGACTAGTATACCTTAAATCAATTGGGTATTTATTTCGTGTGAGGGCCTAGTCCAAGTGAATAATAACCTTAAATATGTTTGTTGTTGACTTGTAGTTGGTTTCTCTTACAATCCCTGACCATGCATGGAAGTCACGAAGTATTTCCAAACGTGTTTTTCTGGGGTACGTGTCAAAACATGTTTAAACCATGACACAAGAATTGACTTTGATTTGAATGAGTATTTTGATCAGTCATACTATTTGCCTTGTTCTCATGTTTCCATGTTGCGAGATGCAACGATGAATTTACATTGAAGTTTCAACACTAAATTATCAGATAATCTCCGTATAAGTACTCTAATTTTTCTAGAGTACGCAAATATTTATACGAGAATAATGCTAAGAAgatcaaaaatttaaattaaattgtgtaaatcaaataatgtgattattgataattgaattattatttaaatattgattaacatgcttatttcttattgatgacacatcatttttaACCTACTGGGTCTATATATATTAACTTAGAATATCCTTTTTTTGGCTAATTAGTTTATGTTACATTGAAGACAACTATGGGATATCATTAATTACACAAGTGAACACACCAAGTGCCAGGAAAACACTGAGCAGATGCAGGCACTTTGCATGTGAACACACCAAGTGCCAAGAAAACACTGAGCAGATGCAGGCACTTTGCCACGTGTGTTCTAATCTGAACTATCATATTTCTCTCTTGGAAATTGACAAAGATTTACCAAATACCGTGCCAAAAAGAGCAAAGACTATACTCGTTCAAAGTCGCAAACCCAAAAGAAGCTGCAGCAGCAGCCACCAAGGAAAATTCACCTTGTCTTTTGAGCAGCCAAAGCATAAGATATAAAACGCTTCGCTTCCCTTAAGAGGCGAGAACAGAACAATCAACTTTCTCTTGCTAACACGCatttaaattcttaattaacaGGCGTTTAGATTCTTAATTACGTACATAATCAcacacaaataacaaaatgTTGATGCAGAGGTTCAGAGCCACCACCAAGCTTGTGCCATATCTTTCTTCTGCAACCAATGCTGCTTCTGTTGCAGCCCATCATCATCCATTAACAAAGAGGCCTTGCTTTGGAACACTTTCACCTTCCTCGCCATCCTTGCTTGGCGATCACAAAGGTAGGCTTCAATTttatttcatattctttttATTCGAGTGATATTTTATCTAATCTAAATCATGTGAGTGGACAAATAGTGTTTAAAAAgtgaactttaacgaaaagcttccgatATCGTTTCCGATAtcgttcattttaatgaaaaaccacatatttacactaaaaagtcaatattgatattattcactttatcttttattttatccttatcgctaaaactcaaagttatcaaacttttttcattagttttcctatttaAAAATCAACTTACCCGCTTTCTTTAACAAGATTCAAACAAAAAGAATGAGAAAGGGTCGAACCATATCTTACTGAATAATCTGACTCAATGATATTGAAGAGCTTTTTATGTGGATTGAGATTAGAAGTAATTATTAACATTAAGGAGTTGTTATTAACACTAAAAATTTCATCTTGAACGTCGTCTTGTACCTCTTTCAATGATAGCAATGTTGCAGTGCtgttttaagaaaagaaaaaaaaaattgcgttTGATGGAAATGTCTTTATTGGAGCAACTACTTCTTTTTGTCATCCCTTCTGTCTTCTAACAATTGTAAAGTATGAGTTTTATTTCTGAAGAATTTGTGGTGGATGGTTGAAGTAAATGTTGATGTGTGACTTTCACTTATTTCTTCATATTCAAAAGACAAAGTTCCTCACTTGATTCAAGCCAAGTCGGTTTCAACGAATTCATCCTCCGTTGCAAAACAAGCCGTGCCTGAAAATGAAGTCGAACAGGTTGAGTTACTCACTGCAACTGAGGATTTACATGGAGGAGTTATTGTTGACATGACCGAACCTATGGATTCTGCGGTTTTTGCTGCTTTGCTTCAAGCTTCCATATCGCATTGGAGGCAAAAGGTTTGTAATtgttacttttattttattcgaTCTCACTATATATGTCTCGTGTTCACTTGATGCTGATGATTTGAAGGTTGTTTACTTTATTGTATTTTGTAGGGGAAGAGGGGCGTTTGGATCAAATTGCCTATCGCACGGTCAAATCTTGTTGATGCCGCAGTTAAGGTACAAGAGATTCTACTGGCCTATCTCTTCTGAAACACCTCAAAGATTGAATTTTTGATCAATTATTTGAGGCTGTTCTGAATATAACTTGTCTAGTTGTCTTATTGTCTTGATCAACTATCCTTTACTCTTTTAAATGACACAAGGTATTAGCATAATCGCGCAATTCGGCACCACTCAGGCTGGAAAAGTATAGCTGTTTTGTTCCTGATATCTGGGGCCACGACACTCAAGCTTCTTTTGTTACTTGTGCAGGAAGGATTTAGGTACCACCATGCTGAATCGGATTATTTAATGCTTGTACGTTGGATTCCCGAAACTGAGGACACTCTTCCTGCAAATGCTTCACACCGAGTAGGCATTGGCGCTTTTGTCATGAACAGTAAGAGAGAGGTATTCCTTCTCAGATGAATCTAGTTTCCCTAGTGTTCTTAACAATACATGACATGTAAAAATTGAAGTTCAAACTTTTAACATCTTCCTTTCATCTTCTGTTTAACGAGAAAATAGTGAACAGTTTCTAACATTGTTCACTCAATCTGAAACCTGCTATTTAAAAGAGATTATTAAACGGTAACTTGGTCCTTTTATATACTTTCCTGCGGTGGTTGTTAGCTTTTAGATCAGATaaccacagagagagagagtactggTATCCATCGTAATCTAAAACTTAAAAggaaaatttcttttaatatacATGCAAGATGCATATTCCTTTCATATTTGCATAGACAATTTAAAAGTTCTAAATCAGAAAATAGGATTGGTTGTCATATTTCTGATAAAACACTTAATAGTTCACGTTGACATCATTCTAAGTAATTCTGTAAGTTTCTTACTGTTGAAACCTCTTCCAACGACATTATGTTTGCATTGCCGCATTCTATCTTTGCCTACTAAAATTGTTCGCTCGGGTAGATACTTGTGGTTCAGGAGATCAGTGGCAGATTCAGAAATACAGGTGTGTGGAAGTTGCCAACTGGGGCTGTTAATGAGGTGAGTAAAAACCCCAGCACAACTATAGCAAATACTTAgtaattaatttacaattatGTTATCCTcatggattaaaaaatttatccatCGACAGGGTGAGGATATTTGTAAAGCTGCAGTTAGAGAGGTCAAAGAAGAGACAGGAGTAAGTATATAACTGATTGAATATAGTATCGATCATACATAAGCTATCAAACTTAATGTAAATCAAACACCGTCCGTTTTTATTTTACAGATTGATACAGAGTTCGTGGAGGTTTTAGCATTTAGGTAAGAAACTTGCCTTCCAATTAAACAAGTGTTGTATGAATTTATACAAGCCATGCATCAGGTTACTATTATGCAAATAATTCTATAGAAAGAACTCTTTATATCCTCTCCATCTCTCTACAGGCAAGGCCACAAGTCATTCTTTCAAAAGTCagatttgttctttgtttgcatgCTGACCCCAAAATCCTTCGACATCCAAAAGCagaacttggagattgaggcagCCCAGGTAATTTCCTGGGGCACAAAAAATCTATCATTGAGTATAATCGTTAATCTTCTTTAAACTATTCGGCGGTAATGTGATCATATTTTCCAAGTGTTACAAGGTATCATTAACATGATTCGAAGCTATTCTAATGTGTTACTTTCTGGGGATTGTTTTCAGTGGATGCCAGTTGGGGACTATGCAGCTCAACCCTTTGTTAAGAAAAACAAACTCTTTGACTACGTAGCAGAAATATGCTTGGCAAAATCAGACAAGGACTATGCCGGTTTTACTGCGCTGAGTACAACTACATCCTCTGGAAAAAAAAGCTACCTGTACTATAACAAACGGGATATGGAAAAGATTCAGGCTACCGGTGATCCGCAGTAGAAACCTTGACCTCTACTCCAATAACATATATAGTTGTAACAACAGTTACTGTGGATTCCTAGCTATCTGAATATTGGTTCCTGTATAGATTGATGTCATTTACTTTGCGTTATGTAATGATATGCTAAATAACTTGTGTTCTAAGTCACAGATAGGATATatacattcattttttttttttttactgcaaGCTGTACTACTCTTGGGACTGTAGTTCAAGAACTTGCTAATTGATTTGAGTTCTCAACACTGTATGTTGCATTTGCTATTTGCTTCAATGTAAAATATACAAGTTGTTTTTGTTGTATCTTGCCTTTGACGAATAATAGAGATCCATTTGCAAGTTTACAACTTACATAACTGATTTGACGTGCTTCTAATAAAACAGATTTTAGAAAAAGCGCTTCTGTAGGAAGGAAAAGTCCTTATGATCAAAGTAGTCCTTTCTAGCAACACCACCATCACCGTCGAACACACCCAAGGCAACACCCCTATCACTGTGAATTATCGTAGCAACCACTCACTTTCCCTCTCGTAAATCTTCACCCAACGGTTCCCTCTGAGAGCAGGACTAAATGCGCCTAACTCGTATGCTAAAGCAGTTGATATCCACTCGATAGGGTGGGAAACAGATTCGATCGATCACCCTCCCCCATCCGTGCCACCTTCATAGCATCAATCTGCACCAGTTCCCTGATTTCCCTTCTCCGGTACCCCTCTTGGTATGAATTATGATGCTTTTTGGATAGTTTAttgaacttttatttatttttggcaaAAATGTTATCATTTTTTAATTGGAGTCTATTTCTTTAAATAACTAaagttttaatgttttgaaattgatttttaacactaaaataATGGAATGAATTACATTGACTAAATGTGTAAAACATAAGGACTAAAACGGCTAAATTTAGAACACGGGAATTATATTGACTAAATGGTTAAACACAAGGACCATTTGACATTTAAGCCAAAAATTTAACACAAACCTAAAGTAGAGATCTAGGTGTTTCTCCAAGTGTTTTTAGAGCATCTCAAATGGAGaccctaagagcaactccagcgtgggagtttgctcgggggacaggcTAGGAAAAAGGGCCCGAGAGCCCGGCCTGCACACTCCAGCATGGGGAGCCCGAGGGACAGTGGAGGCTTGAGCACCAGGCCTGTGAGGAATTGCCAGCTCACGAGTCCGAAGTGGATCTAGCACAGGGCTGGCGTCATCCAGGCGTCAGcccaattttttacttttttctgtcaggcgcgtgcatCTCACCCACGCGTGGGGGCGCATCACTAGACACAGTTTCAACCCTTGGGGCCCGTGGCGCAGTTTCAAAAAGTTAtagttgggaagccacgtggcttcccatggTCCATTGTATCTCAACGGCTATATAATGTGGACCGTCCGATTTGCAacggtaaaaaaataaaaaaatcttattttatatcaaccgttgaatctgagatcaacggttgatattattctcctttataaattaaaaaaaagttttaaaattcataaatgttaccgttgtgtcacgtggcacaatctggagtgttggaattcaaattttttttttaaatctcacggcagagattaattagttgaataaaaaaaataaacaaattgtaaaaaatgaataaaaatccgaaaaaaaatttgaaatttttggtaaaaaattgttttaacttttctataaataccttctcattatcatctaccttacaccacaatttcatattttctcaactactttcaaccacattcctatctttctctcaaagtttcaatccattttttttttcaacaaaatgacgactgatgcaggtacgaattggacacttcttgaagatgttgcgttgtgtactagctgggttaaagttactcatagttcacttatgggtaatgagatgcagttgcgagaaatgtggagtcttattcataccaattatcttgagaaaatgggtgggaaaagaaccaaagaatcgatgtctagtcgttggaaattacttagccaattgtttagtacgtggagagacacttggcacaagctagtactaATATtcaaagtggggaaaattacgcggatcaggtaacaatatattatttatttgtttgtactataccaaaatttacattataattatttcttatcCCGCATTGTGTAGCAACTTTAGGTTGTACATAACGTCACGTGGCATatcgtcattcgttaaaaatctgatggaaatctatcctcaaagattgtaaacagattatgacatgtggcgcgacatgattggttaataatcttatcggaaatccatcaccaatagttgtatttttggataatgacacatggcgcaATGaatacgattaaaaatcttatcagaaatccatcaccaataattgtcttttcggattttatgacacgtggcgcaacaagagtgattaaaaatcttatccgaaattacaaataaaattattttgtattattttataaataaaaaaaatactaatattttattgtctattgccaggtctattgaagtgcaacggtggaaatgcaaaaggcggttactgttcattaagggcagttactgttcactaggTGGATAGCATAGTGTATTGCCTGGGGGGGTTCCCACGCTGGAATTGCTCTAAATGGAGTCCCTACAACCGTATAGTCTCTAAATATAGGGACAAATGACTTTCAATGGGATGGAATTGAAGTCTTCAAAGTATCTCAATATATAGGAACTCGCTGGATACCTCAaatgtcacaacccgtcccggaatttttaattccgaggacgtgaagttacaaagatgcccttaaacgggactaaggggcgtaaagtTGACATTGGTTTTTACCTGAAGTTCCTAAACTAATGTTAATTGGAATATTCATTAGTTTTAGGGACTTAAATTTAAGACTTAGAACTAGGTTTATATGttataacttgatgatttggggattgggtaggaaccccacatccctcaaatctcttccccatttctgcatcttgtctctctctctctcctccctcacaaacctc encodes:
- the LOC137708710 gene encoding nudix hydrolase 2-like, whose translation is MLMQRFRATTKLVPYLSSATNAASVAAHHHPLTKRPCFGTLSPSSPSLLGDHKDKVPHLIQAKSVSTNSSSVAKQAVPENEVEQVELLTATEDLHGGVIVDMTEPMDSAVFAALLQASISHWRQKGKRGVWIKLPIARSNLVDAAVKEGFRYHHAESDYLMLVRWIPETEDTLPANASHRVGIGAFVMNSKREILVVQEISGRFRNTGVWKLPTGAVNEGEDICKAAVREVKEETGIDTEFVEVLAFRQGHKSFFQKSDLFFVCMLTPKSFDIQKQNLEIEAAQWMPVGDYAAQPFVKKNKLFDYVAEICLAKSDKDYAGFTALSTTTSSGKKSYLYYNKRDMEKIQATGDPQ